From the genome of Haloarcula limicola, one region includes:
- a CDS encoding FxLYD domain-containing protein: MDRREFVKSVSGTALLGATAGCLGGGEGGEATETAGAGGESGGTTQTATDTETATAEEETGTEEEGTAGQAGDIQGEVNDTPQGLSVTDHELYQENGEVGLRATVENTGDEAFAYVEAEVTLQDDQGEVLYEFVDETEEDQITQLATGNTWEFDVTFEEAQLSEVRTYVIDLEGDIANEQTSFDDIVGEADQQDPNLEITSHRLTRRESTTYVEGTIRNVGSEAVESAEVSVTLYDDSDQELTDFNDTVEQENDVQQLSPGQVWDFQVQFTDVDMQNVARYVVSVDSDLV; this comes from the coding sequence ATGGATCGACGTGAGTTCGTAAAATCCGTTAGCGGAACCGCTCTTCTGGGTGCTACCGCCGGCTGTCTCGGCGGCGGCGAAGGAGGAGAAGCGACCGAAACCGCAGGCGCCGGCGGCGAGTCGGGCGGGACTACCCAGACGGCCACGGACACCGAAACGGCTACTGCCGAAGAGGAAACCGGAACCGAAGAGGAGGGAACTGCCGGTCAGGCCGGAGACATCCAGGGCGAAGTCAACGATACGCCGCAAGGCCTCTCCGTCACCGACCACGAGCTGTATCAAGAGAACGGCGAGGTCGGGCTGCGAGCGACCGTGGAGAACACGGGCGACGAGGCGTTCGCGTACGTCGAAGCCGAAGTGACGCTGCAGGACGACCAGGGCGAGGTCCTCTACGAGTTCGTCGACGAGACCGAAGAGGACCAGATCACCCAGCTCGCGACCGGGAACACGTGGGAGTTCGACGTCACGTTCGAGGAGGCTCAGCTGAGCGAGGTCCGGACGTACGTCATCGACCTCGAGGGCGACATCGCGAACGAACAGACCTCCTTCGACGACATCGTCGGGGAAGCCGATCAACAGGACCCGAACCTCGAGATCACGAGCCACCGTCTGACGCGCCGGGAATCGACCACCTACGTCGAGGGAACGATCCGAAACGTCGGGAGCGAAGCCGTAGAGTCGGCCGAGGTCTCCGTGACGCTGTACGACGATAGCGACCAGGAACTCACCGACTTCAACGACACCGTCGAGCAGGAGAACGACGTCCAGCAGCTGTCCCCCGGACAGGTCTGGGACTTCCAGGTGCAGTTCACCGACGTCGACATGCAGAACGTCGCTCGCTACGTCGTGAGCGTCGATAGCGACCTCGTGTAG
- a CDS encoding DUF7344 domain-containing protein produces the protein MVDVSSLFELLAADYRRQILVVLCDSESVDVPAGLLLRSASAGGAPSEAPGWPATNGEESAVPLELIHVHLPKLAEADLVEWDQSAGVVSRGPAFDEVEPFVRVLVRNAETLPGDLL, from the coding sequence GTGGTAGACGTCTCGTCACTGTTCGAACTGTTAGCCGCCGATTATCGCCGGCAGATACTCGTCGTCCTGTGCGACAGCGAGTCCGTGGACGTGCCGGCCGGCCTCCTGCTGCGCTCGGCGAGTGCAGGGGGCGCGCCGAGCGAAGCGCCCGGCTGGCCCGCGACGAACGGCGAAGAGAGCGCCGTGCCGCTCGAACTGATCCACGTCCACCTCCCGAAACTGGCGGAGGCGGACCTCGTGGAGTGGGACCAGTCGGCGGGCGTCGTCTCCCGCGGGCCGGCTTTCGACGAGGTGGAGCCGTTCGTCCGCGTCCTCGTCCGCAACGCCGAGACGCTACCGGGCGACTTGCTCTGA
- a CDS encoding TrkH family potassium uptake protein, translating to MFGTTSTRRTLRVDWRASVSLVGTVIKYLSVALLAPMLVALYYGEDVGVFGISILVTIFVGFALERLDTDPDLGAREAFLMVSLTWLSVTVVGAIPYVLAGWGTASTLADPVNALFESMSGFTTTGATVMGEISFERHSHALLLWRQLTQWLGGMGIVVLAVAILPELSVGGAQLMDAEAPGPGIEKLTPRIAETARALWLAYIGLTVLEFLLLFGLNQLGYAPNMGLYNAVAHPLTTMPTGGFSPEARSIEAFSAAVQWVVIPFMVAAGTNFALIWRAINGEPLVFFEDSEFRFYTGVMAALTAVIAGLLFAGLGPGFAELPTNVPAIDGSVERSLRHAAFQVTSIVTTTGYASMDFNTWSDAAKYVLLFGMFVGGSAGSTGGAIKVVRCLVIVKSLRRELFTTIHPEAVSPVRLGGRTIDERAIRGIYAFTLLYLVIFFVSVGVVFVDAARVGYDLTALEAMSAVAATLGNVGPGFGVVGPMNGYTDFPWTSRAYMILLMWAGRLEILPVFVLLTRAYWRS from the coding sequence ATGTTCGGAACGACTTCGACGCGGCGGACGCTCCGCGTCGACTGGCGAGCGTCGGTGTCGCTGGTCGGCACGGTGATAAAGTACCTCTCGGTGGCGCTGTTGGCCCCGATGCTCGTCGCGCTGTACTACGGCGAGGACGTCGGCGTCTTCGGGATCTCTATCCTCGTGACTATCTTCGTCGGGTTCGCGCTCGAACGACTCGATACGGACCCTGACCTCGGCGCGCGCGAGGCGTTCCTGATGGTGTCGCTGACGTGGCTGTCGGTCACAGTCGTCGGGGCGATCCCGTACGTGCTGGCGGGGTGGGGGACGGCGTCGACGCTCGCGGACCCCGTCAACGCCCTCTTCGAGTCCATGTCCGGTTTCACCACGACGGGCGCGACCGTGATGGGCGAGATCAGTTTCGAGCGACACTCTCACGCGCTGTTGCTGTGGCGACAGTTGACCCAGTGGCTCGGCGGCATGGGAATCGTCGTGCTGGCCGTCGCCATCCTCCCGGAGCTCTCCGTCGGCGGCGCGCAGTTGATGGACGCCGAAGCGCCGGGGCCCGGCATCGAGAAGCTCACCCCGCGCATCGCCGAGACGGCGCGGGCGCTCTGGCTGGCGTACATCGGACTGACCGTCCTCGAATTCCTGTTGCTGTTCGGTCTCAACCAGCTCGGCTACGCGCCGAACATGGGCCTGTACAACGCCGTGGCTCACCCGCTGACGACGATGCCGACCGGCGGGTTCTCGCCCGAAGCCCGCTCGATCGAGGCGTTCTCCGCGGCGGTGCAGTGGGTCGTCATCCCCTTCATGGTCGCGGCCGGCACCAACTTCGCGCTCATCTGGCGCGCGATCAACGGCGAGCCGCTGGTCTTCTTCGAGGACAGCGAGTTCCGCTTCTACACGGGCGTCATGGCCGCGCTCACGGCGGTCATCGCGGGGCTGCTCTTCGCCGGGCTCGGTCCCGGATTCGCGGAACTGCCGACGAACGTCCCGGCCATCGACGGCAGCGTCGAACGCTCGCTCAGACACGCGGCCTTTCAGGTGACCTCCATCGTGACGACGACGGGGTACGCCTCGATGGACTTCAACACGTGGAGCGACGCCGCGAAGTACGTCCTGCTGTTCGGGATGTTCGTCGGCGGGTCGGCCGGGTCGACCGGCGGCGCGATCAAGGTCGTCCGCTGTCTGGTCATCGTCAAGTCGCTCCGGCGGGAGCTGTTCACGACGATCCATCCGGAGGCCGTCTCGCCGGTCCGCCTCGGCGGCCGGACGATCGACGAACGGGCCATTCGGGGTATCTACGCCTTCACGCTGCTGTATCTGGTCATCTTCTTCGTGAGCGTCGGCGTCGTCTTCGTCGACGCCGCCCGCGTCGGCTACGACCTCACGGCCCTCGAAGCGATGTCGGCCGTCGCCGCCACCCTGGGCAACGTCGGTCCCGGATTCGGCGTCGTCGGTCCGATGAACGGCTACACCGACTTCCCGTGGACGAGCAGAGCGTACATGATCCTGCTGATGTGGGCCGGTCGCCTGGAGATTCTGCCCGTGTTTGTCCTGTTGACCCGGGCCTACTGGCGCTCGTGA
- the trkA gene encoding Trk system potassium transporter TrkA: MYVVIVGAGQVGASIAESLADSHDVAVVDIDDDRVEELVYDVDVLGVEGDGADLETLAEAGVEKADIVIASTDDDETNIVTCGTAMTTTDAFTISRVKSAKFLRTWQQSAGAFGVDHMVATNLLTAETIARVVGLPAAQDVETFADGVVQMAEFEIPESSPVADQTVREADRYESLTFAAVLRGDEVVIPRGETVLQPGDEVVVIGSKESVHTFSHAISPDVDGARNVLVVGGSDIGYHTARLLQDRGLKPRLIERDHERARELAEDLRGTTVLESDATDREFLEREHVADVDMVIAALDNDEKNLLASLLAKRLGANRAVAVVDSGEYVPLFEAVGVDVAVNPREATAEEITRFTREHQAENVAIIESDRAEVLEIEVDDESVLAGRPIREAVADLPDRVVIGAITRGGELVIPRGDTVVEPGDHVVVFVESESLEAASAAL; the protein is encoded by the coding sequence GTGTACGTCGTGATCGTCGGCGCTGGCCAGGTGGGGGCGTCGATCGCCGAGAGCCTCGCCGACAGCCACGACGTCGCCGTCGTCGACATCGACGACGACAGGGTCGAAGAACTCGTCTACGACGTGGACGTACTCGGCGTCGAGGGCGACGGCGCGGACCTCGAGACGCTCGCCGAGGCCGGTGTCGAGAAGGCCGACATCGTCATCGCCAGCACGGACGACGACGAGACGAACATCGTCACCTGCGGGACCGCGATGACGACGACCGACGCGTTCACCATCTCCCGGGTCAAGAGCGCGAAGTTCCTCCGGACCTGGCAGCAGTCCGCGGGGGCGTTCGGCGTCGACCACATGGTGGCGACGAACCTCCTGACGGCCGAGACCATCGCGCGCGTCGTCGGCCTGCCGGCCGCACAGGACGTCGAGACGTTCGCCGACGGCGTCGTCCAGATGGCCGAGTTCGAGATCCCCGAGTCCAGTCCCGTCGCCGACCAGACGGTCCGGGAGGCCGACCGCTACGAGTCGCTGACCTTCGCCGCCGTGTTGCGCGGCGACGAGGTGGTCATCCCCCGCGGGGAGACGGTCTTACAGCCGGGCGACGAGGTGGTCGTCATCGGGAGCAAGGAGAGCGTCCACACCTTCTCTCACGCCATCTCGCCGGACGTCGACGGGGCGCGGAACGTCCTCGTCGTCGGCGGGAGCGACATCGGCTATCACACCGCACGGCTCTTGCAGGACCGCGGCCTGAAGCCCCGACTCATCGAGCGGGACCACGAACGCGCCCGCGAACTCGCCGAGGACCTCCGCGGGACGACGGTCTTAGAGAGCGACGCCACCGACCGAGAGTTCTTGGAACGCGAACACGTCGCGGACGTGGACATGGTAATCGCGGCGCTGGACAACGACGAGAAGAACCTCTTGGCGAGTCTCTTGGCGAAGCGACTCGGCGCGAACCGCGCCGTCGCCGTCGTCGACTCGGGCGAGTACGTCCCGCTGTTCGAGGCCGTCGGCGTCGACGTGGCGGTCAACCCGCGGGAGGCGACCGCCGAGGAGATAACCCGCTTCACCCGCGAGCATCAGGCCGAGAACGTCGCCATCATCGAGTCAGACCGAGCGGAGGTCTTAGAGATCGAGGTGGACGACGAGAGCGTCCTCGCCGGTCGCCCCATCCGCGAGGCCGTCGCCGACCTCCCCGACCGCGTCGTCATCGGCGCGATCACCCGGGGCGGCGAACTGGTGATCCCCCGCGGTGACACCGTCGTCGAACCCGGCGACCACGTCGTCGTCTTCGTCGAGTCGGAGTCGCTCGAAGCCGCCAGCGCCGCCCTCTGA
- a CDS encoding universal stress protein encodes MAELLDRVLLPVASEEDAVTSARALSRRPHGEVVVINVVEKAGGAPDKAGVEQREEAAAEMFAAAREILGDVETDIYYGTDVTETIFDAAEEIDATAVVVTPRGGNRFVRMITGDVALRMITDNDRPVVVLPDEDADE; translated from the coding sequence ATGGCTGAGTTACTCGACCGGGTGCTCCTGCCCGTCGCCAGCGAGGAGGACGCCGTCACGTCCGCTCGCGCCCTCTCCCGCCGCCCGCACGGGGAGGTGGTGGTCATCAACGTCGTCGAGAAGGCCGGCGGCGCGCCCGACAAGGCGGGCGTCGAACAGCGAGAGGAGGCCGCGGCGGAGATGTTCGCGGCCGCCCGCGAGATACTCGGCGACGTCGAGACGGATATCTACTACGGGACCGACGTCACCGAGACGATATTCGACGCCGCCGAGGAGATCGACGCCACCGCCGTGGTCGTCACGCCGCGCGGCGGGAACCGCTTCGTTCGGATGATAACCGGCGACGTGGCGCTGCGGATGATAACGGACAACGACCGTCCGGTCGTGGTTCTGCCCGACGAGGACGCCGATGAGTGA
- a CDS encoding amino acid permease produces the protein MSDEELAKDLGPLAALTIGVGTMIGAGIFVLPGDAIIKAGSMASVAFVLGGVIAMFTALSASELGTAMPKSGGAYYYVNHALGPLFGSVAGWANWLGLAFASAFYMVGFGRYIARIFGIGGSVGVGPLSLSVVKIAALVGAALFILINYVGAKETGRLQNAIVILLVAILAVFTFLGTLRADPANLPEARSVVTTLETTGLIFVSYLGFVQITSVAEEIKQPGKNLPRAVIGSVVIVTVVYALVLVVMSAAVPQGFIAGLFENVAPGETPPIAVVEVGQRLQGAAMGGALLFGGLLATASSANASILASSRINFAMGRDRIVTPALNEIHPRFGTPYRAIGITGGLILLFIVVGDLTLLSGAASGLHLVIYGLLNLALIVMRVVAPEEYAPDFTVPLFPLLPILGAVFSFALLAFVASDALLLTFGIAAAAVVWYGLYARTRTEKQGILSEHILSRSEEMPSAAVNAAASVQPDGGQYRVMVPLANPAHEKELITLASAVAKQRGGTVVATHIVTVPDQTALAGAAERADEIDESSEQLLSSAREDAETFGVDVESHTIISHKSYEAIFDAANTHDADLVVMGWGPDSHGSPGRAESAMDELTEAVPCDFLVFRDRGFDPSNILLPTAGGPDSDLSASVAQMLQAEYGSEVTLLHVADDGREEAEQFLQTWASEHGLADANRRIETGDVQTVIEDAATDASLLILGATEEGLLRRLVSGSVVLDVVDDVECSVLLAEKHRERGLLERLF, from the coding sequence ATGAGTGACGAGGAACTCGCGAAGGACCTCGGACCGCTCGCGGCCCTGACCATCGGCGTCGGGACGATGATCGGCGCTGGCATCTTCGTCCTGCCCGGCGACGCCATCATCAAGGCCGGGTCGATGGCCTCCGTCGCGTTCGTGCTGGGCGGGGTCATTGCCATGTTCACGGCGCTCTCGGCGAGCGAACTCGGGACGGCGATGCCGAAATCCGGCGGCGCGTACTACTACGTCAACCACGCGCTCGGCCCGCTGTTCGGGTCGGTCGCCGGGTGGGCGAACTGGCTCGGACTGGCCTTCGCCAGCGCCTTCTACATGGTCGGGTTCGGTCGCTACATCGCCCGCATCTTCGGGATCGGCGGCTCCGTCGGCGTCGGCCCGCTCTCGCTGTCGGTGGTCAAGATCGCCGCGCTCGTCGGCGCGGCGCTGTTCATCCTCATCAACTACGTCGGGGCGAAGGAGACCGGACGCCTGCAGAACGCGATCGTCATCCTGCTGGTGGCGATTCTCGCCGTGTTCACCTTCCTCGGGACGCTGCGGGCCGACCCCGCGAACCTCCCCGAAGCGCGAAGCGTCGTGACGACGCTGGAGACGACCGGGCTCATCTTCGTCTCGTATCTCGGCTTTGTCCAGATCACGAGCGTCGCCGAGGAGATCAAACAGCCCGGAAAGAACCTCCCGCGGGCGGTCATCGGGAGCGTCGTCATCGTCACCGTCGTCTACGCGCTGGTGCTCGTCGTCATGAGCGCCGCCGTCCCGCAGGGGTTCATCGCCGGCCTCTTCGAGAACGTCGCGCCGGGCGAGACGCCGCCCATCGCCGTCGTCGAGGTGGGCCAGCGCCTCCAGGGGGCCGCCATGGGCGGCGCGCTGCTGTTCGGCGGGCTGCTCGCGACCGCCTCCAGCGCGAACGCCTCCATCCTCGCCTCCTCGCGCATCAACTTCGCGATGGGCCGGGACCGCATCGTCACGCCGGCGCTCAACGAGATTCACCCCCGGTTCGGGACGCCCTACCGCGCCATCGGCATCACCGGCGGCCTCATCCTGCTGTTCATCGTCGTCGGCGACCTGACGCTCTTATCGGGAGCGGCGTCGGGACTCCACCTCGTCATCTACGGGCTGTTGAACCTCGCGCTCATCGTGATGCGCGTCGTCGCGCCCGAGGAGTACGCGCCCGACTTCACGGTCCCGCTGTTCCCCCTGTTGCCGATACTCGGCGCGGTGTTCTCCTTCGCGCTACTGGCGTTCGTCGCGAGCGACGCGCTGTTGCTGACCTTCGGCATCGCGGCCGCGGCGGTCGTCTGGTACGGGCTGTACGCCCGCACGCGAACCGAGAAGCAGGGGATCCTCTCGGAGCACATCCTCTCGCGCTCCGAGGAGATGCCGAGCGCGGCGGTCAACGCCGCGGCGAGCGTCCAGCCCGACGGCGGCCAGTACCGCGTGATGGTCCCGCTCGCGAACCCCGCACACGAGAAGGAACTCATCACGCTCGCCAGCGCCGTCGCCAAACAGCGCGGCGGCACCGTCGTCGCCACCCACATCGTCACGGTCCCCGACCAGACGGCGCTCGCGGGAGCCGCCGAACGGGCCGACGAGATCGACGAGAGCTCGGAGCAGTTGCTGTCGAGCGCCCGCGAGGACGCCGAGACGTTCGGCGTCGACGTGGAGAGTCACACGATCATCTCGCATAAGTCCTACGAGGCCATCTTCGACGCGGCCAACACGCACGACGCCGACCTCGTCGTGATGGGGTGGGGGCCGGACTCGCACGGCTCGCCGGGCCGGGCCGAGTCCGCGATGGACGAACTCACCGAGGCCGTCCCCTGTGACTTCCTCGTCTTCCGCGACCGCGGGTTCGACCCCTCGAATATCCTGTTGCCGACCGCCGGCGGTCCCGACTCGGACCTCTCGGCGTCGGTCGCCCAGATGTTACAGGCGGAGTACGGCTCCGAGGTGACGCTGCTGCACGTCGCCGACGACGGCCGCGAGGAGGCCGAGCAGTTCCTCCAGACGTGGGCGAGCGAGCACGGCCTCGCCGACGCGAACCGACGCATCGAGACCGGCGACGTCCAGACGGTCATCGAGGACGCCGCCACGGACGCCTCGCTGTTGATACTCGGGGCGACCGAGGAGGGGCTCCTGCGTCGCCTCGTCTCCGGGTCGGTGGTCCTCGACGTGGTCGACGACGTGGAGTGTTCGGTCCTGCTTGCCGAGAAACACCGGGAACGCGGGCTGCTCGAACGGCTGTTCTAG
- a CDS encoding polysaccharide deacetylase family protein codes for MTDPRPTSRRSVLKGGTAALALVLGGSRVGRVRADHEHPLLTTAFDSRDRYGDSGDVLDDFEDLDEWEADSGTLEASTDVVYSGSQSARLSLSPESSDGAVEIVREFDDLDLSDRDLSIAIRLVRPEVEQLTAVVEDDDGDSVTMDRRTVSPTYGWFRSDLGVSDESGDPDLEDVSEIRLRFNRDVDRPITAYLDELRTTERTDGGRVVITFDDGGITQYTRALPVLESYDFPALTAVNPGRADEDDHLGEDEMREMRDADWEIGSHTVDHERLTDLSDEEAREQVRDAKEWLLDRGFEVGASMFVYPWSSNSPRIRDIVGDYHYLAFTDGSIPHGAQLTGPLTTGRIFGENLERLESVLDLAEKYGQTAVLSYHEIGADTGWVSRADFEETMAGIERRDLDVIPASEMLTELIDPPVEEIRPKSLREAVARDGGIELADAQRAVRWNREGSYVPRTNGKRMDDEALTAILDEWEGET; via the coding sequence ATGACAGATCCTCGGCCGACGTCACGCCGGAGCGTACTGAAAGGGGGGACCGCCGCCCTCGCCCTCGTCCTCGGCGGGAGCCGGGTCGGTCGAGTGCGCGCGGACCACGAACACCCGCTCTTGACCACGGCCTTCGACAGCCGCGACCGCTACGGCGACAGCGGCGACGTGCTGGACGATTTCGAGGACCTAGACGAGTGGGAGGCCGACAGCGGGACGCTCGAAGCGAGCACGGACGTGGTCTACAGCGGCTCGCAGTCGGCGAGACTCTCGCTCTCGCCGGAGAGCTCGGACGGGGCCGTCGAGATCGTCCGCGAGTTCGACGACCTCGACCTCTCGGATCGGGACCTCTCGATCGCGATCCGGCTCGTCCGGCCGGAGGTCGAGCAGCTGACGGCCGTCGTCGAGGACGACGACGGCGACTCAGTGACGATGGACCGCCGGACCGTCTCACCGACGTACGGGTGGTTCCGGAGCGACCTCGGCGTCAGCGACGAGTCGGGTGACCCGGATCTCGAAGACGTCTCGGAGATCCGTCTCCGCTTCAACCGCGACGTGGATCGCCCCATCACGGCGTATCTGGACGAACTCCGAACGACGGAACGGACCGACGGCGGTCGCGTCGTCATCACGTTCGACGACGGGGGGATCACCCAGTACACGCGGGCGCTCCCGGTGCTGGAGTCCTACGACTTCCCGGCGCTCACCGCGGTCAACCCCGGGCGGGCCGACGAGGACGACCACCTCGGCGAGGACGAGATGCGCGAGATGCGCGACGCCGACTGGGAGATCGGCAGTCACACCGTCGACCACGAGCGGCTCACGGACCTCTCGGACGAGGAAGCCAGAGAGCAGGTCCGAGACGCCAAGGAGTGGCTGCTCGACCGGGGATTCGAAGTCGGCGCGTCGATGTTCGTCTACCCGTGGAGTTCGAACTCGCCCCGGATCAGGGACATCGTCGGCGACTACCACTACCTCGCGTTCACCGACGGGAGCATCCCCCACGGCGCGCAGTTGACCGGGCCGCTCACGACCGGACGGATCTTCGGTGAGAACCTAGAGCGCCTCGAATCCGTGCTGGACCTCGCCGAGAAGTACGGCCAGACGGCGGTGTTGAGCTACCACGAGATCGGCGCGGACACGGGCTGGGTCTCACGGGCGGACTTCGAGGAGACGATGGCCGGTATCGAGCGCCGGGATCTGGACGTGATCCCCGCTTCCGAGATGCTGACCGAACTGATCGACCCACCGGTCGAGGAGATCCGGCCGAAGTCGCTCAGAGAGGCCGTCGCCCGCGACGGCGGTATCGAACTGGCCGACGCCCAGCGAGCGGTCCGCTGGAACCGCGAGGGATCGTACGTCCCGCGGACCAACGGGAAACGCATGGACGACGAGGCGCTGACGGCGATACTGGACGAGTGGGAGGGCGAGACCTAG
- a CDS encoding PKD domain-containing protein, with amino-acid sequence MARTRVRRVLLVACTLSVFLAAPAALAAPDDTVVVSQSLDTERVEPGGSVSVEVDVDVDDVDAPAIDVALPENWTLSVEDDDGARTGADGTAWLWTDGDDHAVEFVVSVPRSAQSGEYELRATGSAIYDETGERITDTTTDTVTVSGEPEIPPPTADAGSNRTVGADARVELNASDSADPVGDGLTYRWAQVGGPNVTLADADTATPEFAAPATAEPRTLAFDLTVTDGANRTATDRVAVTVEQRNRAPAVDAGANRTAEPGTEIRLAGNGTDPDGDALSYGWEQVAGPTVSLSANDTAAPRFEVPEATEPTPLRFELTASDGNATATDTVTVTAAGSPPPTADAGANRSVEAGTRVELDGTGSEAVVGSPAYAWTQTDGPSVSLGGDASPTPAFTAPSVEDRAVLTFELAVTDGRNRTDADATTVVVAPAPDSSDDAESDDDSAGGDEESASDSGGVDDDTNDRDSDDSDGPSGGSSGGADSGGDSDDADAPPREPHVSVDRPDGRSAVVSIAGETDEGRIEVEPNVTVGTLTYERVTFASARTPATLRVAEPERKTAENAGIRSLGTVTTDADGESGVTLTVSVPASRLDEANASALAAYRDVNGTATAVNTTRLDDGGERYRYRVATAAPATLTIGVPSAALSVTDVRANRSTVAVGDRVSVAVEVANAGKRAGNETVRLTGLGDERTRTLAVPAGDRATATAVHRFAEPGTYTVGAGGENVTVTVESGTTTPATPATTSGGATSTTDGSDRPTAAATASESGSTAADGTGFGVLVALLAVVVAALLARRRT; translated from the coding sequence ATGGCGAGGACGCGCGTTCGGCGAGTGCTGCTCGTCGCGTGTACCCTCTCGGTTTTCCTCGCCGCACCGGCGGCGCTCGCCGCGCCGGACGATACCGTCGTCGTGAGCCAATCGCTCGACACCGAACGCGTCGAGCCCGGCGGTTCGGTCTCGGTCGAAGTCGACGTCGACGTCGACGACGTGGACGCGCCCGCGATCGACGTCGCGCTTCCCGAGAACTGGACGCTCTCGGTCGAGGACGACGACGGCGCGCGAACCGGCGCGGACGGGACCGCGTGGCTCTGGACCGACGGCGACGACCACGCGGTCGAGTTCGTCGTCAGCGTCCCTCGAAGCGCGCAATCCGGCGAGTACGAACTCCGAGCGACCGGTTCTGCCATCTACGACGAGACCGGCGAACGAATCACCGACACCACGACCGATACCGTCACCGTGAGCGGCGAACCCGAGATACCGCCGCCGACGGCCGACGCCGGGTCGAACCGAACCGTCGGAGCCGACGCGCGGGTCGAACTGAACGCGAGCGACTCCGCGGACCCGGTCGGCGACGGCCTGACCTACCGCTGGGCGCAGGTCGGCGGCCCGAACGTCACGCTGGCCGACGCCGACACGGCGACGCCCGAGTTCGCCGCCCCCGCGACCGCGGAGCCGCGGACGCTCGCCTTCGACCTGACCGTCACCGACGGGGCGAACCGGACGGCGACCGACCGCGTCGCCGTGACCGTCGAGCAGCGGAACCGCGCCCCGGCCGTCGACGCCGGAGCGAATCGGACCGCGGAACCGGGTACCGAGATCCGCCTCGCCGGCAACGGGACGGACCCGGACGGCGACGCGCTCTCCTACGGCTGGGAGCAAGTCGCCGGCCCGACCGTCTCGCTGTCGGCCAACGATACCGCCGCGCCGCGGTTCGAGGTCCCCGAAGCCACCGAGCCGACGCCGTTGCGGTTCGAACTGACGGCCAGCGACGGGAACGCGACCGCGACGGACACGGTCACCGTCACCGCCGCGGGGTCGCCGCCGCCGACGGCCGACGCCGGGGCGAACCGCTCGGTCGAGGCCGGCACGCGGGTGGAACTCGACGGGACCGGCTCCGAGGCGGTCGTCGGGTCGCCCGCCTACGCGTGGACGCAGACCGACGGCCCGTCGGTCAGCCTCGGCGGAGACGCCTCGCCGACGCCCGCGTTCACCGCGCCCTCGGTAGAGGACCGAGCTGTCCTCACGTTCGAGCTCGCGGTCACCGACGGCCGGAACCGCACCGATGCCGACGCGACGACGGTGGTGGTCGCGCCGGCTCCCGATTCGAGCGATGACGCCGAAAGTGACGACGATAGCGCGGGTGGAGACGAAGAGAGTGCGAGTGACAGCGGGGGCGTAGACGATGACACGAATGACAGAGATAGCGACGATAGCGACGGACCGAGCGGCGGCTCCTCCGGCGGAGCCGACAGCGGCGGTGACAGCGACGACGCCGACGCCCCGCCGCGCGAACCGCACGTCTCGGTCGACCGACCCGACGGGCGAAGCGCCGTCGTCAGTATCGCCGGCGAGACGGACGAGGGGCGGATCGAGGTCGAGCCGAACGTCACCGTCGGGACCCTGACCTACGAGCGAGTGACGTTCGCCTCCGCTCGAACGCCGGCGACGCTCCGCGTCGCCGAGCCGGAACGTAAGACCGCCGAGAACGCCGGCATCCGGTCGCTGGGTACCGTCACGACCGACGCCGACGGCGAGTCCGGTGTGACGCTCACCGTCAGCGTCCCCGCTTCGCGTCTCGACGAGGCGAACGCCTCGGCGCTCGCGGCCTACCGGGACGTGAACGGCACCGCGACGGCCGTGAACACGACGCGCCTCGACGACGGTGGCGAGCGCTATCGCTACCGCGTCGCGACCGCCGCGCCGGCGACCCTCACTATCGGCGTCCCGAGCGCCGCGCTGTCGGTGACCGACGTGCGAGCGAACCGTTCGACGGTCGCCGTCGGCGACCGCGTTAGTGTGGCCGTCGAGGTGGCCAACGCGGGCAAGCGAGCGGGCAACGAGACGGTCCGCCTCACCGGGCTGGGCGACGAGCGCACGCGGACACTCGCGGTGCCGGCCGGCGACCGAGCGACCGCGACGGCGGTCCACCGGTTTGCCGAGCCCGGCACCTACACCGTCGGCGCGGGCGGCGAGAACGTGACGGTCACCGTCGAATCGGGGACGACGACACCAGCGACGCCGGCGACCACGAGCGGCGGAGCGACCTCGACGACCGACGGCTCCGACCGGCCGACCGCAGCCGCGACCGCCAGCGAGAGCGGATCGACAGCGGCGGACGGCACCGGATTCGGCGTCCTCGTCGCGCTACTGGCCGTGGTAGTCGCCGCGCTACTCGCGCGCCGCCGAACGTGA